In a single window of the Nocardioides sp. L-11A genome:
- a CDS encoding DUF6093 family protein — protein MPRAVGYGRPGNPVFPPGWAAAAAGVLDRTHDSTVSVGPAGAQRSWSEADGQTITTAAAPAYDGPATVRPAGEADSSQPVVGEEQVTVTRYQVGLPHPTAGIEVGHVVHVATSPDVALIGRDLTVVEVEYGDRRFTRHVYATLND, from the coding sequence ATGCCCCGCGCTGTCGGCTACGGCCGCCCCGGCAACCCGGTCTTCCCGCCCGGCTGGGCCGCCGCGGCCGCCGGCGTGCTGGACCGCACCCACGACTCCACCGTCTCCGTCGGCCCCGCCGGCGCCCAGCGCTCCTGGAGCGAGGCCGACGGGCAGACGATCACCACCGCGGCCGCCCCGGCGTACGACGGGCCCGCCACGGTCCGCCCAGCCGGCGAGGCCGACAGCAGCCAGCCCGTGGTCGGTGAGGAGCAGGTCACCGTGACCCGCTACCAGGTCGGGCTCCCCCACCCGACGGCCGGGATCGAGGTCGGGCACGTCGTCCACGTCGCCACGTCCCCCGACGTCGCGCTGATTGGGCGTGACCTGACCGTGGTCGAGGTGGAGTACGGCGATCGCCGCTTCACCCGGCACGTGTACGCGACCCTCAACGACTGA
- a CDS encoding DUF2190 family protein, whose product MARNEIFRDADHLSLPVPAGKKAGDPVRVGGLNGVCETDRAKTDVPAYNQDGTRNASYNYGGGNPNGHATVWLKGGHEFDVEFAVAAVGDPVYILPDGTALTDEPDDGGSPAVENPVYGHALTTKAATVGTPSPLTVRIAN is encoded by the coding sequence ATGGCCCGCAACGAGATCTTCCGAGACGCCGACCACCTCTCCCTGCCGGTCCCGGCAGGGAAGAAGGCCGGCGACCCCGTCCGCGTCGGCGGCCTCAACGGGGTCTGCGAGACCGACCGCGCCAAGACCGACGTCCCGGCGTACAACCAGGACGGCACCCGCAACGCCAGCTACAACTACGGCGGCGGCAACCCCAACGGCCACGCGACTGTGTGGCTCAAGGGCGGCCACGAGTTCGACGTCGAGTTCGCCGTCGCCGCCGTCGGTGATCCCGTCTACATCCTCCCCGACGGCACCGCGCTCACCGACGAGCCCGACGACGGCGGCTCCCCCGCGGTCGAGAACCCGGTCTACGGCCACGCGCTGACGACCAAGGCCGCGACCGTGGGCACCCCGAGCCCCCTGACCGTTCGCATCGCGAACTGA
- a CDS encoding HK97 gp10 family phage protein — protein sequence MIVTIDLSEVRHLAADLRSAGARVEPAVDREVGRGGYRVQGRAQVNAPKDTGNLAESISTDLGHLSYEVGPEASYGGFVEEGTTGPYPIENAFGRGILVMHPGISPQPYLGPAFDAELPRTERGILRTAADRTLG from the coding sequence GTGATCGTGACCATCGACCTGTCCGAGGTCCGCCACCTCGCCGCTGACCTCCGCAGCGCCGGCGCCCGTGTCGAGCCGGCCGTCGACCGTGAGGTCGGCCGCGGCGGCTACCGGGTCCAGGGCCGCGCCCAGGTCAACGCGCCGAAGGACACCGGCAACCTGGCCGAGTCGATCAGCACCGACCTCGGGCACCTCTCCTACGAGGTCGGCCCCGAAGCGTCGTACGGCGGCTTCGTCGAGGAGGGCACGACCGGGCCGTACCCGATCGAGAATGCCTTCGGCCGCGGGATCCTCGTCATGCACCCCGGCATCAGCCCCCAGCCCTACCTCGGCCCGGCGTTCGACGCCGAGCTCCCTCGCACCGAGCGCGGCATCCTCCGCACCGCCGCCGACCGGACCCTGGGCTGA